In Ananas comosus cultivar F153 linkage group 7, ASM154086v1, whole genome shotgun sequence, the sequence ATTCGCGTGCAATTGTGTTCTGATCATGAACCTATTTTTGTCTTGGTGTATAGATTGtgaaccttaaaaaaaaaagaagcacaaGTAGCATGAAAAATGTAAACATTAAAACTATAAGTTCTCTCTGTTTCTCAATGTTCATCACCTCAGAAGTTGAACTCTTATTGCTTCTCTttgtatcttttcttttttagattttgaaattaatcAGGTTGGTTAATTGGATGTTGCATGAAGGTGTGGCTGTGGGGTGTGGATGGCAAACATTCGTCGCGTACGTTAATGTGGGATGTTATTACATTGTCGGTGTTCCGCTCGGTGTTCTTCTTGGCTTCAAGTTTGGCTTAGGAGCGAAGGTAAATTATTTACTACCGTATATTTCATTATCAATATCAAACTCTTCACTGTAACAGCTATTTGTAATTTGATACTATTGCGAACGTTGTTTCGAGCTTGAAATGTTTTTTTTGCTCATATACTTGTAGGGCATCTGGGGCGGGATGCTCGGAGGCACATTCATGCAAACTCTCATACTACTTTGGGTCACTTTCCGAACCGATTGGAACAAGGAGGTATTGCTCTTTCCTTCTTTGCATCAatttttctccttcttgtttTGGTCCTTAAATACGGAAGTTGATAAAAGTACGATCTCTTCATGTAACTACATCCTGAATTGATTATTTCGCTTTTCTTGGAAAAAAAACAAGAGTTTTTCTTTCCTAGTTGGTTATTAATATGGTTATTGAAGCCTTCCTCTTTGTCTTAAAGAGTAGTTCCTCCCTCCACACTTTTGCGTTCGATCGATTGCTAACTTATATCCCCTGCTTTGTCGAGAGGTATTCAATGATTTGAACatgttaaaatgatcaataaCTTGTATCTGTAATATATAAAATCGATGTTCTATACATTCTTTACTTGTTTATTTCAATTCGAAGTGTCAAAGTTTCATTGCTAGCTCTCCTTATTGCAGGTAGAAGAAGCCCAAAAGAGATTAAATAAGTGGGAGGATAAGAAGCGGCCTCTTCTAGCTGATGATCATGAATAGTAGATTTAAGCAACATTCGTCATCGCCAATCGTGACATAAATTTTACGATGAGATTGTTTCGCTGCCAGTTCACACGGTCGTCGTTGATCAATGTAGTCTACACATTCACATTATTAATGTAAGTTTATTACTCAAACCACCCATGATTATATATCTTTGTGATGGGGCTAAAGCACATGTTAAGCTCCTTTCAATGTGATAAATAATTTGGATTATCAAGGCGCATATCGCTTTGATGTAATTACTTGATTTGATGTAATTTGTTGAAACATGATGCAGCTAAAGTATTTCTCTCTTCTGAAACTTTTGGATATAGTTGAAACCAAAACTGGCCATTGGGCACCAAAAAGAGTACTATAGAGttccaggaaaaaaaaaaaagtgagaacaCTATGCTACTTTTTTCGTTTTATTTGAACAAACACTCAACACATTCAAACTACACAACATATCACACATATTGTAGAGAACAGTAGCATAGTAATGCTTACTTTGGCcaattaatctctctctctctctctctctccgagaAAAAAGGTACCAAACGAGCTAAtagcttcattcattaagagaAATGAACTTAGTAACAGATATGAGGCAACAGGGCGAGAAACAAACATTCATATATATGTAGTCTCATCTAGAATTTGGTCTCTTTACTATACCTTCATTCGTTATACATTCCCATGCATTATTGTAAGCTATATTGAGATAAAGATGGACAACATTGTCTTCCTCACCCTCTTCATGTGCCAACCAATCTTGATGCTCTTGAACTTGGGTATGATCACCAACCTCATGATCCGTGGCGATCGCCTTCTCCGGCGGCGGCCGTCGGCTTCCTCTAGAGCTTTGTATATCAAAAACTGTGCTCTTCTGTGCTTTCTGTCATCTGGGTCTTCCTTCTCCAACCTTGAGTAAGAGTGACACCTCAAGAAGCTCATGCCTACTCTCTCCTtttccagagagagagagagagagaaagagagagaagactATGATGAGAGTAGCAAGTGGAGGGGGAATGAAGGAACAACTAATGGATAATGCATATTTATAACTTTATATAAGTACAGCAGATGgcatatcaaatataaaatattaaaggagTAGAATTACTATACTTTCAGAAGTATAAAAGAGTTGATGCTTCTAACTTTCTGGTCATTGGATCAATCCCTTAAACCATTTCcgacctttggattaatattgaTTGTTCATTCTTGATTCATCGCTAAGTCTTTTTTTCGGTTTTTGTCCGCCAATATCGTTTTCTTTCTACTGTTTTTGCTGATTTTTTTCTCGTTCTATTTCTAATCTTCTGTTTCtgttcctctctttctttcttcggAAGTCTTGACTGCTTTCATTATGTAAGTATAGTTTATTTTCCTAACGAATGAGACAGTTaacttgctacctatttctaaaaaagaaaaaaaaatttaacgacttaattttttccaaaaaaatattattttatataatattagagcAGCAGATCATAAGTAAGTACCCACAAAATTCTCTACCAAActtacaattttgaaaaataatggtTCCAACAGCATTATTGGGCTCATGAAATGGAGTTCAAACCGCATGACGTGTGTGGGCCTACGTGGAAGCGAGCAGGTGTGGAAACTGGGAGGGATTGCAAGCGTTGCTTTGTAGACGCCGGTTGGTGGAATAATAAAGTCTGCAGTCGTACTTGACGGCTTAAAAGGCACGAGCTGAGAAAGAAATCCAACATTTCCGGGCCCGAACCCGAAGTATAAGCCATCAAAGGAAGAATATGTGGAAAAtgggacaaaaaaaatttgataaggAGTGTTATCATGAAAGGTACGGAATATTATGATAGGAAAcaacataaatattttaactcatatttaccAGGGAAGTTATTAGATGGCCAATACGAGAATTTCTGATATACAAGTGATGGTTGAGCTTAGAACAATatctctgatatcatgttatcGAAAAGACATAAAACTTAGCTGCAAATGGAAAGTAATTAAGTTCCGAACTTGAAATATCGAGTAATAATCATTAAGTCCTTTATCACTTCCGCTGAAAATAGCCAGTTTAGGTCAAAACTTTTAATGAAAGGATATTTAGTGGAGCTTAAGCCTTTGGGTCAGTCACCAAAAAANNNNNNNNNNNNNNNNNNNNNNNNNNNNNNNNNNNNNNNNNNNNNNNNNNNNNNNNNNNNNNNNNNNNNNNNNNNNNNNNNNNNNNNNNNNNNNNNNNNNTTTTGCAGTTAAAGTGAGTATTGCAGACCTCTCGCCAGATATTTCGTTCCACCAAATGGGTACATTATGTAAGAAGTCCTCCCTGGTCAGCCATACTCTCTCAAACCGAAATCGCCTCGGAGTGGGATTACTCCCAGTAGCAAGGATTAGCGGGGTGTGATCGGACGTGATTCTTGATAACGCAGAAACCCTACAGTGCGGGAACGCTTGATCCCACTCCGTCGAAACAAGAAATCTGTCCAGCTTGGCCAGGGTTGGTGAGCTTTGCATATTAGACCAAGTAAAATTTTGGTTGGAAATGGGTAAGTCAATGACTTCAAGATTAGAAATAAGATCAGAGAACATGAACATCGCTTTTGTGCTCCACCGATTTCCAGTGCGTTCAGTCTGGTTTCTAGTAAAGTTAAAATCCCCACAGATCACCCATTTACTGTTGGAACAAACCCCACGAAGAGCGAGGAGTTCAGAACAGAACTCTTCTTTCCCATCCCATGTTGGCGGTCCATAAACGTTTGACAGGTAGAAGCTCGTTCCGCTTGTGACATGTTTCAAGTTGATGGTTAGCGAGTGCTCACGCACCAACACCTCCGTACCGACGAAAAATTTGGAATTCCAACATGTTATAATACCACCCGAGGCACCGACAGCAGGAGTAAAGTGACTTCTGTCAAAACTCGAACCACAGCAAGAGCGAAGAAAGGATCGAGACACCGAATCCAGTTTAGATTCTTGGAGACAGACTACCGAACAACATAGTTTAGAAACAGTAGACCGGACACAACGACGCTTACAAGGGTCGTTTAGACCGCGGACATTCCAAGTGAAAATATTAAACATAAGAGaagagacacacacacacaaccaaAAGGCGGCCCAAACTCGACTCTAAGATCGCTCCACGTCAACCTCGCTGCACGAACTTGTGGAGTTCCTCAGCCTCCACCCCCGTAAGCTTCACACCACAGAGCGCGCTTTTCTTCAACACCTTTTTGCTAATCCGTTGACATCGGACCGACGATGGCCCAGAAGAGTCAGCTTCGAGCAGGGCCGCCTTCCTCAGTTTCGCCCGATCGAGCGCCGAGACCTGTCGAACTGACATCAGCCTCGCACAGGATCTAGTCGCCGCCCTCAGCTTGCTCGGGGAATCCCTCTCCTTGCCGAGAAAAAGATCAGTAGTCGGGGAAGAGAGACCGTCCCTTGAGGAGGCCCCCTCCTCGCCTAACAGCAGATCGAAAGCAGGGGGGGAAAAAAACTGTCCATCAACGAACCCGAGCGGCGGACTGAAGATCAGCGAGGAATTCTCATTGTCATTCTCCATGAATTTTTTCGTAAAGTAGACCTCCCCCCCGTTTTCGCCTGGGCTCGGATCTACTGCATGATCTCCAACAGCTGACCCGGGCGGCGATGTGTCGATCGGCATAACGGAAATCTGATAAGCCCCCCCCCACTGCTAGCACCTTTTTCTCCTGGGACTGACTCTACTTCAGGCACCCGGAGGGCGACGCCTGCAGATGTGTGGGTGGAGAAGCGCCCCACATCCCAAACCCGGGAGGCAGATACGATGCAAGTTACCGCTGCGGACAGCGAGGAAAACTCTTCACCGCTCTTCCAGGAGGGCCCCCGACCAGTTTGgcccgagagagagaaagtcccAAGGAGATCTGGGCTAACAGGAATAACAGGCGGACCAAATTGCGGATGGGCTTCTGCAAAAAAGATCAATAAAGGTCCCCAACGGAACATGCAACAGGCCTCGGGTCCGAGTGGGACTGAAGGGCCCATCCCCTCTACAAAGGAAGTGTCGTGCCGGCCCAGCCCAGGACGAACAGCTTTCGGGCCCGTGAGGACCCACTGTTCGGGAAAGCAAATGTCCATCCCCGGCccggagctcgaggaggatgtGTAGATCTTCTGAGTCGAAGGTGGCCGCTTTTTCCAAGCACAGTAATAAATACTCTGATCTTTAATAACAAGTCCACTTGGCTCCAAACTCTGACACGTTGACAAAGAAGCCTGAAGGagatcttttccttttcctaaaGCCTTCGAGGACGGGCCGCCTGTCGCTATTAAGCTTCGCCCCCTCTCCCCGTCAACTCCTTCAATTAATGCGCCGTCAGCCTCAGCAAAATTCAAATTCCCGTCCGTTGTCCCACGTTTTCCGACAATCGCCGGTCCCTTTTCGTCGTCGCCGCGCCGATTGGATTCTTCCGACGAGAGTGCGATATTTCTGCACAGAGAGGAGTCCGGGATGATGACTTCCCGCCTTCTATCCCGGATTTCGGACGAATTCCAAGATGCTGCTGCGTCCGAGCTTGAAGACCCACCAGCCGAAGATCGTCGCCCTCGTACCGACCCAGCAGAGCGGTGGGGGGACTCGTGATCTCTCAACCCAGGATCATGCTGGTCCGTCCGTTCGTTGGGCGGAATGCGGGGGTCGACATAGTCGCGACGGCCCCATCTTTCAAGCTGGATGAGAACCGACAGCGAATAGTCTCCTACCGTGATCTCCAGATTTTCCGGGATGTCCGATAGAAAATTGACAGCAACGAGGCATCTATACCCCGTGAGATCTACCATGCGATTCGAGAAGTCATCGGCCCGGATAAACCGACCGAACCCGGTGACCAGCGCCACCACCGTTCTAGATGACCAACACTCATAAGGTAAGCAAACAAGCCGGATCCAAACATTGTACGTTAACGAAGCTCTTCGCAACCCGGAGTACGGATTCCAGGAATAGCATTGAAGCCTCAGATTGTCCAACGACAAAATCTCTCGACGAACTAGCTGGGCAGCCGGCACCCATTCCGGTAGGAAAATCACAAAGTCGCGGGAACTATACTTGGCGACATGAAAATCAGACGGGAGACCTCCGAAGCGAGCCGCCAGCCTGTTGGCTATCGTCTCCTGAGGAAAATGACCCAAATTCCTTGGAGGGAGGACATCCACCAGAATCGCGTTGCGACAATGGTTCTGCCTGGCGAAGAAGTCGTCTGTCTGTGGGACAAATGCGCTAAGGTAAGAAGGTCTGGCCCGCATCTCCCTGTAAACCGCCATTGGCAACCGATCCATACAAGATCTAGCAACGTGACCCGTCTTGTAGCACCGCGTTGCTTAATTGGTTTAgttatacatacatataggAAAGCTGCAGATGGCGGATTCTGTAGAGCTGCCGGGCTCCGTCGCAGAACCGTCGGACTTCAACGCGGAATCTGAATTCTCCAGCGAGATGAAGATCTTTGTGCAGTCGGAGGCCGTCCATAGCTACGTTCTTCTGGTGGACGGCGATAACACCGTCGAGGACGTGCTGGTCAAGATTCTCGGCAGCGACAGGGCCGGGCGGGTGCCGGAGCCGAGGCTTTATTTCAATGACTTGGAATTGGAGAAGCAGAAAGCCTTGGCGGAATGCGGAATCAAACACGGCTCCGTGCTGCACCTCAAGTGCACGCCGCGGGTGTTGGCACGTGCTCATGAGTATGCTTAATTggctaataattttaatttcgaaTTGGTTTCATATTAATCAGTTTggttatataattatttaattaaggcGCGGGTTTAACGAACTTACTTGTATACCTAAGGAACGAAGTATATTCTCGTTGCTGTGGTCATGAAGCTGACAAATTAAGACAAATTGTGTTAGATCAGGGGCTTTATACATactcatttctaaaaaaatatttataaattactagaaaatttattagtatttttctaataatttttttaagtagtTATGTATGTATctcataataaaattataggataaACTTATTGATATTTAGACTTTCCATTAACAGTATgcagagagaagaagaggaaaaaaaaggccGAATATAAGCTCGATAAGATAGCcagaaatagaaacaaaaattaattatctttAATTTTGTATGTGGCAAAAGCCATCAAATTTGTAACTTAGTGTTTCTTCTTTGCCTAATTAGCAATGTCAATGtgtgttatatatatgtacatggtACAACAAATATCTTTTAGAATTAATCTTTGtgaaattttatacaaataaactaATGTGCATTACGTATATATGCAACTTTGCTAGTCCCACAGAATTAGCCCAGATGGGTTGTGCAGATTCGGGCTCTCCTGTAAGATCCAATCCGGATGGTGAAATGAAAATCTTTGTGCAGTCAGAATCTCGAGGAAGTTATGTGCTTGAGGTGGACAGCTCTAACACCATCCGGGATGTGCTAGCCACCATTCTTTCTACTAAGCGGTTAGAGTCAGAACCGGAACCTGTGCTTTACTTCAATGGCCAGAAACTAGAGATGGCCGAATCTCTGGCGGCCTACGGTATCCAGGATTGCTCTGTCCTTCAGCTTGAGTGCACACTCTGGATATATCATTGCGTAATTGTGTACGTAGCATCTTTTTATTACAAGTTATTTACGTCAAAACCCTTAACTGATTACATTATTTATAACTAGCTAGTTATCAGCTTATCATTGAGTTTGAAGTTGAGAACATACCGCGCATTTATCTTTGTGCTTGTTGCTTAATTCCTTTTACATGTTATTGTTAGCAAGCGTGCACCACCTGAATGAATTAATTTTGAGGTTAGAACTTCTTTTCTCTGTTTGTAAGAAAATGAATTTATATATGTTAGAGCCAGAGTTATATAATGAAGTTATCGAGGGGAAAAACTTAGTATATATCTGGCATTTTCAACCACTATGCTCTAGAGTGCTTCAATATGAGATTTTAGCTATTCTTTAGTTAGTATTACCTTGTGCTTGTTTATGTTCAGTTttaattgtacgcacgatataAGAGACATCATCTCATGCTCTGTGGAAAATAGACCTGTGAAGTGTTCATTTCTGAGCTCAATTATCTCTTAGATTGACTTCGTATTCAAAATCGCATGCCTCACTTTAATCAACTAACCAAAAAGATGACTTGTAAGGATGTGCAGATATGTCccagacaaaaaaaagaaaaagaagaagaagaagaagaaaacatgTACATCATCTTCTCCACTTTTGCGTTCGTATGCTTTCTAACAGAATCAGGACatattatttttcagaaaaaagtaGCACGCTATAGTCAGGATATATCATTAGCTGCATACTTTCTTGCTCAGATGTTTTCCTAAACTTCGATAGCAAGAAGAATTCATTTATTATGAATGTCATCTTATGTCTATTTGGTATTTCTCATGCAGTTATAACTTTCTCAATACTTACTAATGGTTGTAATttactaatgaatgaagcggataacaTGCTACTTTTtcgtagaaaaaataaaatactaatagttatattttttttccttttaaaatcAGAACGTTCTTTATTTCTTCAGCTAATAAAATTCTTAAGTTACACATTTTGATTTCCCTTTTGTGTACTTGTATTTACAGAAGTGAGAAGCCAAATCCAATTTTGGGcaggaaaaaaattagaataacaGGTTGGCCTTTTACAATCTGGGAAGAGGAGCATGATAAAGTATTGCTTGGTTTGTTGGTGGAACAAATTCGAAATGGAGGGAGAGAATCACTAGATGTTGGAAAGGATTCGTGGAGTGACATGGCGGCTCGGTTCAATGAATCAACAGGTTTCAAATATACCGAAAAGCAATTGCACGAGCACTTCAATTTTTATGAACGTGAATATCAAATAGTGAACAGCATAAGGAATCATCAAAAGTTTAGTTGGGATCATCATCGTCAAGTAGGAATTGCCACAGATGCTGATTGGAAAGAATTTGTCATGGTATACCGCCACATCACTTTTCGAAGTATTTAGTACTTAGTTTAGTTGATGCTAAGTTTTCCATTTAATTGATTCAAACCTTTGTACTTTTACACAGGAAAAATTCGAAGCGAGGCCCTATCGAAGGAGACCAGTACCATATATTGATTTATTGGAAATCTTGTTTGCGGATAAGAAAGAATCAGAAATTGTAGTTTCCAACGAATGACTCTTTCAGAAAGAGCAATGTTGTATTCTATCTAATTTCTAGTTATGAGATCTAAACATAACATTGTTATGCTGTATTTTTTGCATGCCATTGCTCGTCAGTTTGAATACAGATTATCTTATCATACACTATTAATTAAATTGTGGTGTAAGCTTATAACTAATGCTCCTGCAATAATTACATAATTAGGTCATTAGATAATCTAGGTTGAATTTAATTATCTGAACATCACGAGTGTTGCCCTATCGTGGGAGAAAAAGTACTATACATTGATTTATTCAAAATCCCATTTGCTGACAAAGAAGAACCAAAATTTGTGATCTAATGAGTGACTCTTTTGAAAAAAGCAATTTTGTAATCTATCTAATCTTTACTCATGCGATCTAAACATCGGATTATCTACATCAAAAAGTTGTCCACATTTAACCAAATAATTTGAATTGTGcgatttgattgtaataattctaaaagttcgaaataaaaattataataaattaaaatataatgacGAAAGTATATATCATGCCACACATAGCtagaggaccaaaagtgtaatttatccttatttgaaattaaaaatgcaATATGAGTAATACAGCCTACAATATTTAAATGCTTTATGTAtatttaaattgataaaaacatacaaaatctATCTAAACCACGAATCATTTTTAATcagttatctaattttttagagtaaacttcaaatatcctcaTATatgtttcatactttctcactttaatacctatactttaaagtgtatcaagttaattcctgtggtttcgcactatCTCCCAAAATCCAGTTTAGATATTGATGCGCCGGAGCCAAGGATCACTTTCGGTCTTTACTAAATAATCCAAAGGACCAATTCTCAGAATCAATGTCACAATGTAATTCACATATTTTTGTACCTGTTGCATCATTTATTATTGTAGTAATCAACACCTCATCATGCCATCTACATCCTCCAATGTAATTGgcacataaaaaattaataaaaacatACATAACTTACACCattttaaatctattatttaatttttaaaaattttaattttattatccaaatttttaattttatttaatttgaattagacaataatatttaacttcaaaatttaagattattatttaatttaataaatttatagttacgaaaaTTGTacatttgtataaaatatactagctaaatttattaaagcatacgatgtatttatattttaaaattaagatatcGTTggctgattcaaatcaaacaaattaaaagattagataataaaattaaaatttgaaagattgaataaacaattcaaaatattttatagtttagataaattttatatatttttatcttaaaaaaaatgaaataaaaatgtcTCCCGAAAAAGATTGCTGACTCCTTGGCGCAACGAAGACCTCTCTCAACCAGTCCGTTTGGCGGGTCCATTTTAAAAATACTTAGAAGGCCAAATTCTTTTTGGTTCGAAACTTTTTACTTGTTTCATtctaatttgattaaattttggaGGTAGATAAGGCATCTTTTTCTTTGCTATTGATTGCTTCTTCTGTGATAGCAACATTTGATAATAGAAATAATTCGGTATGGCTAAAATCAGTTGAAGTGTATATTGTATCACAAcgtaaaaaagatatatataattatactattGTAATAATTGTGAGTTTGAGAGGTGGGTCACCGACATCTgtactattttaataaaagGTTAATTTCATTTGTACCCTCACAAAGttatgaaatatcataaataccctttgaatttttaaaatttcacaaatacccctctaaatacaatatttcttttataaatatcCTTACCGTTATTTTTTGCTAACTTCCGTCAgcatagcattttttttattttatttcaaaatatgaaattaccattttacccttattttttgtttaaaaatcaaacttttgtcacttattttttgatatttatactaaaactatcAACTATAGGTCATTTAAGTAAATCCTTgaagtttttattaattttcttttttgaacataaaattatttaattttatatactacgaagttattaaaattattaaatttgtttgaatcattaatggattagataaaatctctaatttaataataaaaaataattcaatttaagaaaataaaatttaagaagactttaattaaaaagttaaatttaggaGGGTATTTCACAATGGGTTGtaattgagggggtctccatatattcaaaaaaaaaaattgtgagagtggtgattaaattaaaatagaggGTAAAACTGGTATTTTGAAGCTAATATAACAGATTGCTAGCAgtgagggtatttttgaaacttttccATGCTTTTGGAGgacaaatatgaaattttaaaattttgaagggcaATCATGAAATTAGAACTACTTGGAAGGGTattaaagaaattttccctttaATAAATGTGTGCTGTAGAGTGATCAGTCCTTTTTTCATCTGTCGAGAAAAAATCATaacatttttgaaatttttttttttagatttgagAGCGTTTTGCACGTTTTACCTATCTATCGGCCCTATCATCTATTATATTATCTCCTCATCTTATTTGTAGTAGTCAACACCACACGGTGCTTCGTCGTCCTCATAAGTAATTGgcacataaaaaaaattgataaaaacatacaaagcttatattattttaaatcagttatttaatttttaaaaattttaattttactatctaatctttcagtttttttttatttaagttagtcaataataatactttaacttcaaattttaactttattatttaatttaataaatttataattatgaaaattatataaagtatattacCTAAATCTATTAGAATTGATGATGTATTCATATTTTAGAATCAAAATACTGTTGATCGACTCAAACAAATTAATAATCttaaatagcaaaattaaaattttgaaagagaaTCAAAATTTGTGTTGTGGAGAATTAATTTCTCCCTTGGCTTAATTAGGGACCCGTGAAGGAGAGCTCTCAATATCCGGTCTAGACTTCAATGGGCGCGGAGTCAACGATCGT encodes:
- the LOC109713281 gene encoding uncharacterized protein LOC109713281, which translates into the protein MGCADSGSPVRSNPDGEMKIFVQSESRGSYVLEVDSSNTIRDVLATILSTKRLESEPEPVLYFNGQKLEMAESLAAYGIQDCSVLQLECTLWIYHCVIVSEKPNPILGRKKIRITGWPFTIWEEEHDKVLLGLLVEQIRNGGRESLDVGKDSWSDMAARFNESTGFKYTEKQLHEHFNFYEREYQIVNSIRNHQKFSWDHHRQVGIATDADWKEFVMEKFEARPYRRRPVPYIDLLEILFADKKESEIVVSNE